The following proteins are encoded in a genomic region of Corallococcus soli:
- a CDS encoding class II glutamine amidotransferase, whose product MSSILAALSSDPNLLRCELHRLTSQVVLRPDAQANALGVGSYAQEEVLLRRLAPGTDVRLDDLGPPHESEAVLFHAGRLPPGLSPEENTQPFRARHWLFAHQGPLPDFAPLRAPLLERVPDHLQRQVVGATDSEVLFALFLTRLRDLGRTDDPRLEPDVAGRLLRDTVREVEAALVRAGRVRTPPLNLVATNGAVLVATRCGEAPLYYTRLEGSAECERCGVDAATPETRPAVGAHRRRRTVVVATHVTRTQGWVELAPGTTLAVGADLQVQHLPPS is encoded by the coding sequence CGCCCGGATGCCCAGGCCAACGCCCTGGGCGTGGGCTCCTACGCCCAGGAGGAGGTCCTGCTGCGCCGGCTGGCCCCGGGGACGGACGTCCGCCTGGACGACCTGGGGCCTCCGCATGAATCCGAGGCCGTGCTCTTCCACGCCGGCCGCCTGCCGCCCGGCCTGTCGCCCGAGGAGAACACCCAGCCCTTCCGTGCCCGTCACTGGCTGTTCGCCCACCAGGGCCCTCTGCCGGACTTCGCGCCCCTGCGCGCCCCGCTCCTGGAGCGCGTGCCGGACCACCTCCAGCGCCAGGTGGTGGGCGCCACGGACAGCGAGGTGCTCTTCGCCCTGTTCCTCACGCGCCTGCGCGACCTGGGCCGCACGGATGATCCGCGCCTGGAGCCGGACGTCGCGGGCCGCCTGCTGCGCGACACGGTGCGGGAGGTGGAGGCCGCGCTCGTGCGGGCGGGCCGGGTGCGCACGCCGCCGCTGAACCTGGTGGCCACCAATGGCGCGGTGCTCGTGGCCACCCGCTGCGGGGAGGCCCCGCTGTACTACACGCGGCTGGAGGGCAGCGCGGAGTGCGAGCGCTGCGGCGTGGACGCCGCCACGCCGGAGACGCGGCCCGCGGTGGGGGCGCACCGTCGGAGGCGGACGGTGGTGGTGGCCACCCACGTCACCCGCACGCAGGGCTGGGTGGAGCTGGCGCCGGGAACGACGCTCGCGGTGGGGGCGGACCTCCAGGTCCAGCACCTGCCGCCTTCCTGA
- the mrtX gene encoding myxosortase MrtX produces MSRPPGPPFRVSAVQEAVGLWALGFLGIVFAFLVAGGTSVPKLVATVGFLYLPLIPMRWRDEDYRDYGLSLHAWKQDVRLFVVLSLIVGPLFFVGFAGFVQVVPHLPPALAQHLTPVIGEGHFQPRLPPRFGEWVIDQLFVVALPEEFFYRGYVQARLRDAWPQGRVVLGGRLGKAFWVTALLFALGHLAIFQTWRLAVFFPALLFGWMRERTGTILGCALFHAACNLYVRFLEVSFFGGP; encoded by the coding sequence GTGAGCCGCCCTCCGGGGCCACCCTTCCGCGTGAGCGCGGTGCAGGAGGCGGTGGGCCTGTGGGCCCTGGGCTTCCTGGGCATCGTGTTCGCGTTCCTCGTGGCCGGCGGCACCAGCGTGCCCAAGCTGGTGGCCACGGTGGGCTTCCTCTACCTGCCGCTCATCCCCATGCGCTGGCGCGACGAGGACTACCGCGACTACGGCCTGTCGCTGCACGCGTGGAAGCAGGACGTGCGCCTGTTCGTCGTCCTGTCGCTCATCGTGGGGCCGCTGTTCTTCGTGGGCTTCGCCGGCTTCGTGCAGGTGGTGCCGCACCTGCCGCCCGCGCTCGCGCAGCACCTGACGCCCGTCATCGGCGAAGGCCACTTCCAGCCGCGCCTGCCCCCGCGCTTCGGCGAGTGGGTCATCGACCAGCTCTTCGTGGTGGCCCTGCCGGAGGAGTTCTTCTACCGGGGCTACGTGCAGGCCCGCCTGCGCGACGCGTGGCCCCAGGGCCGCGTGGTGCTGGGCGGCCGGCTGGGGAAGGCCTTCTGGGTGACGGCGCTGCTCTTCGCGCTGGGCCACCTGGCCATCTTCCAGACGTGGCGGCTGGCGGTGTTCTTCCCCGCCCTGCTCTTCGGCTGGATGCGCGAGCGCACCGGCACCATCCTCGGCTGCGCCCTCTTCCACGCCGCGTGCAACCTCTACGTGCGCTTCCTGGAGGTGTCCTTCTTCGGCGGGCCCTGA
- a CDS encoding MXAN_2756 family trypsin-like serine endoprotease, whose protein sequence is MFRPSVLVLALLFLLVTPTRAGAEARPSRADLQRVLELHARSVVRVRGPQHAGPGIIVGSDGQVLTAAAHVGAQSAQVEHAGNALTARVVLTSAVLQVAVVAGPQGAWPAAPVRLVPEGLAGRWVVGVMPASTGKGSARRDTPRAAKARAAPAPFFDVPLTLAPGSPLYDGEGRLVAVVVERRGKGVRALPLSAVKAELASADTL, encoded by the coding sequence ATGTTCCGCCCGTCCGTCCTCGTCCTCGCCCTCCTCTTCCTCCTCGTCACGCCCACCCGGGCCGGCGCGGAGGCCCGTCCGTCGCGCGCGGACCTCCAGCGCGTGCTGGAGCTGCACGCCCGCTCCGTGGTGCGCGTGCGAGGCCCCCAGCACGCCGGCCCCGGCATCATCGTGGGCAGCGACGGGCAGGTCCTCACCGCCGCAGCGCACGTGGGCGCCCAGTCCGCCCAGGTGGAGCACGCGGGCAACGCGCTGACGGCGCGCGTGGTGCTCACCAGCGCGGTGCTCCAGGTCGCGGTGGTGGCGGGCCCCCAGGGCGCGTGGCCCGCGGCGCCGGTGCGGCTGGTGCCGGAGGGGCTCGCGGGCCGCTGGGTCGTGGGCGTGATGCCCGCGAGCACGGGCAAGGGCAGCGCCCGCCGGGACACGCCGCGCGCCGCGAAGGCCCGGGCCGCGCCCGCGCCCTTCTTCGACGTGCCCCTGACGCTGGCGCCGGGCAGCCCCCTGTACGACGGCGAAGGGCGGCTGGTGGCCGTCGTCGTCGAGCGCCGGGGCAAGGGCGTGCGCGCGCTGCCCCTGAGCGCGGTGAAGGCGGAGCTGGCGTCGGCGGACACGCTGTGA
- the polX gene encoding DNA polymerase/3'-5' exonuclease PolX codes for MTSDVTPSTAVLTDKATVAQVLRDMSLLLQLQGETGFRVRAYDIAADRIANLPQDLGAIVTEGRLQDLQGIGPGLAEKLSELVKTGRMSAFEELKARFPAGLLELMKLPDVGPKKVAVLWKELQVGSVEDLERACQEGRVRELKGFGAKSETKLLDGIAVYRRAKGERKLLGDALPLAEQLLELIRAAPGVVRASLGGSVRRRAETVSDVDIIASAEEAGPVLDTLAQAPGVATVLGKGDSKCSVRMTAGDLQVDLRVLPDEDFATALHHFTGSKGHHIRLRNLGHEKGLKISEWGVHREDGTKVPVPDEATLYRLLGMQDVPPELREDSGEVEAARAGKLPEDLVTLEDVQGAVHAHSTWSDGRNSLEEMARAAQALGLKYLTITEHSEAAIHAGGLKVDDLKRQWEEIDRVNAAVPGVRLLKGIEVDILETGALDYADSVLEQLEVVIASIHVRHSMDEDQMTRRVLAALDNPHMHILGHPTGRLIQSREPYPLRMEEVLERAAERGVAVEVNGKPQRLDLKAEYVRQAVSRGVKLVASCDAHRQEDLRNLSYAVATARRGWARRKDILNTLPAASFLAALRER; via the coding sequence GTGACTTCCGACGTGACACCCTCCACCGCCGTGCTCACCGACAAGGCGACCGTCGCCCAGGTCCTCCGGGACATGTCCCTGCTGCTCCAACTCCAGGGCGAAACCGGCTTCCGCGTCCGGGCCTACGACATCGCCGCGGACCGCATCGCGAACCTGCCGCAGGACCTGGGCGCCATCGTCACCGAGGGCCGCCTGCAGGACCTCCAGGGCATCGGGCCCGGGCTCGCCGAGAAGCTCTCCGAGCTGGTGAAGACCGGCCGCATGAGCGCCTTCGAGGAGCTGAAGGCCCGCTTCCCCGCCGGCCTCCTGGAGCTCATGAAGCTGCCGGACGTGGGCCCCAAGAAGGTCGCCGTCCTCTGGAAGGAGCTCCAGGTGGGCAGCGTGGAGGACCTGGAGCGCGCCTGCCAGGAAGGCCGCGTGCGCGAGCTCAAGGGCTTTGGCGCCAAGAGCGAGACGAAGCTCCTGGACGGCATCGCCGTGTACCGGCGCGCGAAGGGCGAGCGCAAGCTGCTGGGTGACGCGCTGCCCCTCGCGGAGCAGTTGCTGGAGCTCATCCGCGCGGCCCCGGGCGTGGTGCGCGCGAGCCTGGGTGGCAGCGTGCGCCGCCGCGCGGAGACGGTGTCCGACGTGGACATCATCGCCTCCGCGGAGGAGGCCGGGCCGGTGCTGGACACCCTTGCCCAGGCGCCGGGGGTCGCGACGGTGCTGGGCAAGGGCGACAGCAAGTGTTCGGTGCGGATGACGGCGGGCGACCTCCAGGTGGACCTGCGCGTGCTGCCGGACGAGGACTTCGCCACCGCGCTGCACCACTTCACCGGCTCCAAGGGCCACCACATCCGGCTGCGCAACCTGGGGCACGAGAAGGGCCTGAAAATCTCTGAATGGGGCGTGCACCGCGAGGACGGCACCAAGGTCCCCGTCCCCGACGAGGCGACGCTGTACCGGCTGCTGGGCATGCAGGACGTGCCGCCGGAATTGCGCGAGGACTCCGGCGAGGTGGAGGCGGCGCGGGCCGGGAAGCTGCCGGAGGACCTGGTGACGCTGGAGGACGTGCAGGGCGCGGTGCATGCGCACAGCACCTGGTCCGACGGGCGCAACTCGCTGGAGGAGATGGCCCGCGCGGCCCAGGCCCTGGGCCTCAAGTACCTCACCATCACCGAGCACAGCGAGGCGGCCATCCACGCGGGCGGCCTCAAGGTGGACGACCTCAAGCGGCAGTGGGAGGAGATCGACCGCGTCAACGCGGCGGTGCCCGGCGTGCGGCTGCTCAAGGGCATCGAGGTGGACATCCTGGAGACCGGCGCGCTGGACTACGCGGACAGCGTGCTGGAGCAGCTGGAGGTCGTCATCGCCTCCATCCACGTGCGCCACTCCATGGACGAGGACCAGATGACGCGCCGGGTGCTGGCCGCGCTGGACAACCCGCACATGCACATCCTGGGACACCCCACCGGGCGCCTCATCCAGAGCCGCGAGCCGTACCCCCTGCGCATGGAGGAGGTGCTGGAGCGCGCCGCCGAACGGGGTGTGGCGGTGGAGGTGAACGGCAAGCCGCAGCGGTTGGACCTGAAGGCGGAGTACGTGCGGCAGGCCGTGTCACGCGGGGTGAAGCTGGTGGCCAGCTGCGACGCGCACCGTCAGGAGGACCTGCGCAACCTGTCCTACGCGGTGGCCACCGCGCGCCGGGGCTGGGCGCGGAGGAAGGACATCCTCAACACCCTGCCCGCGGCCAGCTTCCTCGCCGCCCTGCGAGAGCGCTGA
- a CDS encoding Rieske (2Fe-2S) protein, with translation MTKIKLGPADFAEREMRGYEVGKRNVCIAKIHGRYKGLDDWCNHAGCLLSGGRIEDNTVVCPCHEVGFDMDTGQNVTSPGVCDDQPTVRLAVEDGTLVVDLPDA, from the coding sequence ATGACGAAGATAAAGCTGGGGCCAGCGGACTTCGCCGAGAGGGAGATGCGCGGCTACGAGGTCGGCAAGCGCAACGTCTGCATCGCGAAGATCCACGGTCGGTACAAGGGCCTCGACGACTGGTGCAACCACGCCGGGTGCCTGCTGTCGGGAGGCCGCATCGAGGACAACACCGTCGTGTGCCCCTGCCACGAGGTCGGCTTCGACATGGACACCGGTCAGAACGTCACCTCTCCCGGGGTGTGTGACGACCAGCCGACGGTGCGACTCGCGGTCGAGGACGGCACGCTCGTCGTCGACCTGCCCGACGCCTGA
- a CDS encoding MogA/MoaB family molybdenum cofactor biosynthesis protein yields MHVSAFVVTCSDSRDAAHDGSGKDLREGLSAAGHTIAGHTVVKDDPEAIRGALAQAQASGARAVLFTGGTGIGRRDCTVETLRALFEKELPGFGELFRMLSYQQIGSPALMSRATAGTYQGMILFALPGSPQAVRLALEALILPELGHAVRELTR; encoded by the coding sequence GTGCATGTCAGCGCGTTCGTGGTGACGTGTTCGGACAGCCGGGACGCGGCGCACGATGGCAGCGGCAAGGACCTGCGCGAAGGCCTGTCCGCGGCGGGGCACACCATCGCCGGGCACACCGTGGTGAAGGATGATCCGGAGGCCATCCGGGGCGCGCTCGCGCAGGCGCAGGCGTCGGGGGCCCGCGCGGTGCTCTTCACGGGCGGCACGGGCATTGGCCGGCGCGACTGCACCGTGGAGACGCTGCGCGCGCTGTTCGAGAAGGAGCTGCCCGGCTTCGGCGAGCTGTTCCGCATGCTGTCGTACCAGCAGATCGGCAGCCCCGCGCTGATGTCGCGCGCCACGGCGGGCACGTACCAGGGGATGATCCTCTTCGCGCTGCCGGGCTCGCCGCAGGCGGTGCGGCTGGCGCTGGAGGCCCTCATCCTCCCGGAACTGGGCCACGCGGTGCGCGAGCTCACCCGTTAA
- a CDS encoding TIGR02757 family protein translates to MKKRRGAHTGLSLQAAERLRPRLDAFLASIDARARIGFDPVEFPHRYRDPRDVEVSALLAAALAYGRADLFRPKVDGLLQRMGTSPAAFVRTLDVAGAKALLTGFVYRFNVGTDLAVLLLGMGRALREHGSLEALFVRGWKASGTLHGALAAFTAALRDVPMDALREAMGPERGLHHLLPSPLGPGAAKRLNLYLRWMVRGPDAVDFGIWKQVPPSVLLVPLDTHIGRMALHLGLTRRTDLTWRTAEEVTASLRALDPDDPVRYDFALCHYGMSGACPAKTLPEHCVRCSLLSSCKVGPRLVARISLQV, encoded by the coding sequence ATGAAGAAGCGCCGAGGCGCGCACACCGGACTGAGCCTCCAGGCGGCCGAGCGGCTGCGCCCCCGCCTGGATGCCTTCCTGGCGTCCATCGACGCGCGGGCCCGCATCGGCTTCGACCCGGTGGAGTTCCCCCACCGCTACCGGGATCCGCGCGACGTGGAGGTCAGCGCGCTGCTGGCGGCGGCGCTGGCGTACGGCCGCGCGGACCTGTTCCGCCCGAAGGTGGACGGACTGCTCCAGCGCATGGGCACATCCCCCGCGGCCTTCGTGCGCACCCTGGACGTCGCCGGAGCGAAGGCGCTGCTCACGGGCTTCGTGTACCGCTTCAACGTGGGCACCGACCTGGCCGTGCTGCTGCTGGGCATGGGCCGGGCGCTGCGCGAACACGGCAGCCTGGAGGCGCTCTTCGTCCGGGGCTGGAAGGCGAGCGGCACGCTGCACGGCGCGCTCGCGGCCTTCACCGCCGCGCTCCGGGACGTGCCCATGGACGCGCTCCGGGAGGCGATGGGCCCCGAGCGGGGCCTGCACCACCTGCTGCCCTCGCCGCTGGGGCCGGGCGCCGCCAAGCGCCTCAACCTCTACCTGCGCTGGATGGTGCGGGGCCCGGACGCGGTGGACTTCGGCATCTGGAAGCAGGTGCCCCCGTCGGTGCTGCTCGTCCCGCTGGACACCCACATCGGCCGCATGGCGCTGCACCTGGGACTCACCCGCCGCACGGACCTCACCTGGCGCACCGCCGAGGAGGTCACCGCGTCCCTGCGCGCGCTCGACCCGGACGACCCCGTCCGGTACGACTTTGCTTTGTGCCACTACGGGATGAGCGGGGCCTGCCCCGCGAAGACGCTGCCCGAGCACTGTGTCCGGTGCTCCCTGCTGTCGTCGTGCAAGGTGGGTCCCCGCCTCGTTGCGCGCATTTCCCTGCAAGTCTGA
- a CDS encoding ATP-binding protein, with the protein MLVAVPAPVAQDVERDLCATAEGRACRVLRVESAPEPLPEGLLVLWDHGGPLEAVKARCQWVHARRLPTRSWLVVLTTRDGAEAEALNEAGADECVAPPGTLWGARLVALRRRSADGDALALRRTRDIFQGALDAVPEPLFIKDREHRYVAVNSAFCRLMGQSVDTLRGNVSIACIPAHEAELSWRQDERAFTTGQTVEDEGGLTDVKGHSREVLTQRAAYTLPTGERFLVGLVRDVTERTRLETQRRLAERMTSVGMLAAGVAHEINNPLSYVTSNLAYLWERVAQPVVPVEQLDELRQVVAEALEGAGRVRSIVRDLRTFSRAEEESHGPVDVQRAVDGALKLMRDELLHRSRLTCEVEPVAAVLGNEGRLGQVVMHLLLNALQAFGERPAEENLLRLRVRPGREGHVLIEVEDNGQGMPGEVRQRIFDPFFTTRSPRGGTGLGLSICLTLVHAMGGHIEVASEQGQGSLFRVELPALNAQAEASKPVVLAVPAEGSAQAARATRNLRRLLLIDDEPAVGSAVSRLLRNLYDVHVIQDAREALKRLSHGERFDAILCDLMMPGMSGMDFLVELERLAPELAPRTGLMTGGVNPQAREFVGRRAKELLEKPFERDQLCTFVETLMQ; encoded by the coding sequence ATGCTGGTGGCGGTCCCAGCCCCGGTGGCCCAGGACGTGGAGCGCGACCTCTGCGCCACGGCCGAGGGACGCGCATGTCGCGTGCTCCGCGTCGAATCCGCACCGGAGCCGCTGCCCGAGGGGCTGCTCGTGCTTTGGGACCACGGAGGTCCCCTGGAGGCGGTGAAGGCGCGCTGTCAGTGGGTGCACGCCCGGCGGTTGCCCACGCGCTCGTGGCTGGTGGTGCTCACGACGCGCGACGGCGCGGAGGCGGAGGCGCTGAACGAGGCGGGCGCGGACGAGTGTGTCGCGCCGCCCGGCACGCTGTGGGGCGCGAGGCTCGTGGCGCTGCGGCGGCGCTCGGCGGATGGGGACGCGCTGGCGCTGCGGCGCACGCGCGACATCTTCCAGGGCGCGCTGGACGCGGTGCCGGAGCCGCTGTTCATCAAGGACCGTGAGCACCGCTACGTGGCGGTGAACAGCGCCTTCTGCCGCCTGATGGGGCAGTCCGTGGACACGCTGCGCGGCAACGTGTCCATCGCGTGCATCCCCGCGCACGAGGCGGAGCTGTCCTGGCGCCAGGACGAGCGCGCCTTCACCACCGGCCAGACGGTGGAGGACGAGGGCGGCCTCACCGACGTGAAGGGCCACTCCCGCGAGGTGCTCACGCAGCGGGCCGCGTACACCCTGCCCACCGGAGAGCGCTTCCTCGTGGGGCTCGTGCGCGACGTCACCGAGCGCACCCGCCTGGAGACGCAGCGGCGGCTGGCGGAGCGGATGACGTCCGTGGGCATGCTGGCGGCGGGCGTCGCGCATGAAATCAACAACCCGCTCTCCTACGTCACGTCCAACCTGGCGTACCTCTGGGAGCGCGTGGCGCAGCCGGTGGTGCCGGTGGAGCAACTGGACGAGCTGCGGCAGGTGGTGGCCGAAGCGCTGGAGGGCGCGGGGCGCGTGCGCTCCATCGTGCGCGACCTGCGGACGTTCTCCCGGGCGGAGGAGGAGAGCCACGGCCCGGTGGACGTCCAGCGGGCGGTGGATGGCGCGCTCAAGCTGATGCGCGACGAGCTGCTGCACCGCTCCCGCCTGACGTGTGAAGTGGAGCCGGTGGCCGCGGTGCTCGGCAACGAGGGCCGGCTGGGGCAGGTCGTCATGCACCTGCTGCTCAACGCACTCCAGGCCTTCGGAGAGCGGCCGGCGGAGGAGAACCTGCTGCGGCTGCGCGTGCGCCCGGGCCGCGAAGGGCACGTGTTGATTGAAGTGGAGGACAACGGCCAGGGGATGCCCGGCGAGGTGCGCCAGCGCATCTTCGACCCCTTCTTCACCACGCGCTCCCCCAGGGGCGGCACGGGCCTGGGCCTGTCCATCTGCCTCACGCTGGTGCACGCGATGGGCGGCCACATTGAGGTCGCCAGCGAGCAGGGCCAGGGCAGCCTCTTCCGCGTGGAGCTGCCGGCGCTCAACGCGCAGGCGGAGGCGTCGAAGCCGGTGGTGCTCGCGGTCCCCGCGGAAGGGTCCGCGCAGGCGGCGCGGGCGACGAGGAACCTGCGGCGCCTGCTGCTCATCGACGACGAGCCGGCGGTGGGCAGCGCGGTGAGCCGGCTGCTGCGCAACCTGTACGACGTGCACGTCATCCAGGACGCGCGCGAAGCGCTGAAGCGGCTGTCCCACGGGGAGCGGTTCGACGCCATCCTCTGCGACCTGATGATGCCGGGCATGAGCGGCATGGACTTCCTGGTGGAGCTGGAGCGGCTGGCGCCGGAGCTGGCGCCGCGCACCGGGTTGATGACGGGAGGGGTGAATCCCCAGGCCCGTGAGTTCGTGGGCCGCCGCGCGAAGGAGTTGTTGGAGAAGCCCTTCGAGCGCGACCAGCTCTGCACCTTCGTCGAAACGCTGATGCAATGA
- the eutB gene encoding ethanolamine ammonia-lyase subunit EutB: MSVRIPDVLPDEDVLDFVQRQHGAFDARLYQQVLGAANAFKEGDAAIGVAAADEDSRQRARVLLSRTRLDDVHAHPPFEDRLHVFSLEAWDAARWRRVADWTLGQLKAFLLTADEASVHDVLDGLPSDVIACVVKLMSDAELKAVGGRVFHPLPGSRVGARGYLGARLQPNSPTDHPEDIQWQVFNGWAFAVGDVVLGTNPVSSEPASVAAVEAALHDVLVTFGLTEVMPHCVLSHIDVQAQVEALRPGTTGIWFQSLGGNEAANRTFDVTLEKMVAHAAARTGKWGLYFETGQGADATNGHHHGTDMLIHESRKYGFARALKRRVAVAQASAGRDAAPWVHVNDVAGFIGPEVFRTREQLVRCCLEDIVMGKLHGLTLGLDVCSTLHMDVTLDDLGWCQEQLAEAGPAYLMALPTRNDPMLSYLTTSFQDHVRLRERYGLKVDDRMWAFFQELGVIDADGRPTEHFGDPRHVYVHYRRRRGDTRTEAELRAEAEAQMARVRARGVPLAVGHGEAPWTPEPALEEDLRRLYEDAKVGLWSELSDATVESLSGAVRLQTCSEDRRDYILHPPSGESLDDASQAVVRALRERHAGRWDAQLVVSDGLDPRSLMDAGHLAPFLDTLRAELGAQGWSVAPEVLVVKHGRVRAGYQVGRLLFGDEGDARPRALVHVIGERPGSGHHAYSAYLTAPAASTWAQPGAVDHDRTRLIAGISDTSVRPEDAAREAVRILAELAASARTVVPSAGASAATTSARTVAPSAGDPAAMTSAGTVAPSAGDSAAMG; this comes from the coding sequence ATGAGCGTCCGCATCCCCGACGTGCTCCCCGACGAAGACGTGCTGGACTTCGTGCAACGGCAACACGGCGCCTTCGATGCGCGCCTGTATCAGCAGGTGCTGGGCGCGGCGAACGCGTTCAAGGAAGGCGACGCGGCCATCGGGGTCGCGGCGGCGGATGAGGACTCGCGGCAGCGGGCGCGGGTCCTGCTGTCGCGCACGCGGCTGGACGACGTGCACGCGCATCCGCCCTTCGAAGACCGGCTGCACGTGTTCAGCCTGGAGGCGTGGGACGCGGCGCGCTGGCGGCGCGTGGCGGACTGGACGCTGGGGCAGCTCAAGGCCTTCCTGCTCACCGCGGACGAGGCGTCCGTGCACGACGTGCTCGACGGGCTCCCCAGCGACGTCATCGCGTGTGTGGTGAAGCTCATGAGCGACGCGGAGCTGAAGGCGGTGGGCGGGCGCGTGTTCCATCCGCTGCCGGGGAGCCGCGTGGGCGCGCGGGGCTACCTGGGCGCGCGGTTGCAGCCCAACTCGCCCACGGATCACCCGGAGGACATCCAGTGGCAGGTCTTCAACGGGTGGGCCTTCGCGGTGGGGGACGTGGTGCTGGGGACCAATCCGGTGTCGTCGGAGCCGGCGTCGGTGGCGGCGGTGGAGGCGGCGCTGCACGACGTGCTGGTGACGTTCGGGCTCACGGAGGTGATGCCCCACTGCGTGCTGTCCCATATCGACGTGCAGGCGCAGGTGGAGGCGCTGCGGCCGGGCACCACGGGCATCTGGTTCCAGAGCCTTGGCGGGAACGAAGCGGCCAACCGCACCTTCGACGTGACGCTGGAGAAGATGGTGGCGCACGCGGCGGCCCGCACCGGGAAGTGGGGGCTGTACTTCGAGACGGGGCAGGGCGCGGACGCGACGAACGGGCACCACCACGGCACGGACATGCTCATCCACGAGTCGCGCAAGTACGGCTTCGCGCGCGCCCTCAAGCGCCGGGTCGCGGTGGCGCAGGCCAGCGCCGGGCGTGACGCGGCGCCGTGGGTGCACGTCAACGACGTGGCGGGCTTCATCGGGCCGGAGGTGTTCCGCACGCGCGAGCAGCTGGTGCGCTGCTGCCTGGAAGACATCGTGATGGGCAAGCTGCACGGCCTGACGCTGGGCCTGGACGTGTGCTCCACGCTGCACATGGACGTGACGCTGGATGACCTGGGGTGGTGCCAGGAGCAGCTCGCCGAAGCGGGGCCCGCGTACCTGATGGCGCTGCCCACGCGGAATGATCCGATGCTCAGCTACCTCACCACGTCCTTCCAGGACCACGTGCGGCTGCGCGAGCGGTATGGCCTGAAGGTGGATGACCGGATGTGGGCCTTCTTCCAGGAGCTGGGCGTCATCGACGCGGACGGCCGGCCCACGGAGCACTTCGGGGACCCGCGCCACGTCTACGTGCACTACCGTCGGCGGCGGGGGGACACGCGGACGGAGGCGGAGCTCCGGGCGGAGGCGGAAGCGCAGATGGCGAGGGTGCGCGCCCGGGGCGTGCCGCTGGCGGTGGGACACGGCGAGGCGCCGTGGACGCCGGAGCCCGCGCTGGAAGAGGACCTGCGCCGGCTGTACGAGGACGCCAAGGTGGGGCTGTGGTCGGAGCTGTCCGACGCGACGGTGGAGTCCCTGTCGGGAGCAGTACGGTTGCAAACGTGCTCCGAGGACCGGCGCGACTACATCCTGCATCCTCCGTCAGGTGAATCCCTGGACGATGCTTCGCAAGCCGTGGTGCGCGCCCTGCGCGAGCGGCACGCAGGGCGGTGGGACGCGCAGCTCGTCGTGTCGGACGGCCTGGATCCCCGGTCGCTGATGGACGCGGGCCACCTGGCGCCCTTCCTGGACACGCTGCGGGCGGAGCTGGGCGCGCAGGGCTGGAGCGTGGCCCCGGAGGTGCTGGTGGTGAAGCACGGTCGGGTGCGCGCGGGCTATCAGGTGGGGCGCCTGCTGTTCGGTGACGAAGGGGACGCAAGGCCCCGCGCCCTGGTGCACGTCATTGGCGAGCGCCCTGGCTCTGGCCATCACGCCTATTCCGCGTACCTCACGGCGCCCGCCGCGAGCACCTGGGCACAGCCGGGCGCGGTGGACCACGACCGCACGCGGCTCATCGCCGGCATCTCCGATACGAGCGTGCGGCCCGAGGACGCGGCCAGGGAGGCCGTGCGCATCCTCGCGGAGCTGGCGGCGAGCGCGCGCACGGTGGTGCCGAGCGCCGGAGCTTCGGCGGCGACGACGAGCGCGCGCACGGTGGCGCCGAGCGCCGGAGATCCGGCGGCGATGACGAGCGCGGGCACGGTGGCTCCGAGCGCAGGAGACTCGGCGGCGATGGGGTAG